A stretch of Metabacillus sp. FJAT-52054 DNA encodes these proteins:
- the egtB gene encoding ergothioneine biosynthesis protein EgtB: MLLKNDQKQLLKRFKEVRYLTEQLTEPLETEDFVVQGMVDASPPKWHLAHTTWFFERFILKDHLPEYEELNPQFDYLFNSYYETIGPFHPRNQRGLLTRPTAREVFSYRNYVNAHIEKLLNNLPESKAELVLELLEIGLQHEQQHQELLLTDIKYNFSQNPLLPVYSESSEPSGINRRVFEMIPLDGGLAEIGHSGGDFCFDNESPRHKVYLEPFSLASHPVTNGEYLKFIEAGGYEKPEYWLSDGWAHIKKEGWNAPMYWFKAEDGWNSFTLGGQKKIGLDEPVCHVSFYEADAYARWAGKRLPTESEWEYALEDTVCDGNFVESRTFHPRSARSGNGKFHQAYGDVWEWTASAYSPYPGSKPLEGALGEYNAKFMCNQMVLRGGSCATSSSHIRSSYRNFFQPEKRWQFSGFRLAEDAE, from the coding sequence ATGCTGCTTAAAAATGATCAAAAACAATTGCTAAAGCGTTTCAAAGAGGTTCGGTACTTAACGGAACAATTAACAGAACCGCTTGAAACCGAGGATTTTGTTGTGCAGGGTATGGTGGATGCGAGCCCTCCGAAATGGCATCTGGCCCATACTACCTGGTTCTTTGAACGCTTCATTCTTAAAGATCATTTGCCTGAGTATGAGGAGCTGAATCCTCAGTTTGATTATTTGTTTAACTCCTATTATGAGACGATCGGACCTTTTCACCCCAGGAACCAGAGGGGTTTACTGACAAGGCCCACAGCGAGAGAGGTCTTTTCTTACCGGAATTACGTGAACGCACATATAGAGAAGCTTCTTAACAATCTGCCTGAAAGCAAAGCAGAGCTTGTTCTGGAATTGCTTGAAATCGGTCTGCAGCACGAACAGCAGCATCAGGAGCTGCTGCTGACGGATATTAAATATAATTTTTCCCAAAACCCGCTGCTCCCTGTCTACTCCGAGTCTTCTGAACCATCCGGCATAAATCGCCGGGTATTTGAAATGATTCCATTAGACGGCGGGCTGGCAGAAATCGGGCACAGCGGAGGCGACTTTTGTTTTGATAACGAATCGCCAAGACATAAAGTCTATTTAGAACCATTTTCCCTGGCCTCCCATCCAGTTACAAATGGCGAGTATCTGAAATTCATAGAGGCGGGCGGCTATGAAAAGCCTGAATATTGGCTATCCGACGGCTGGGCTCATATCAAAAAAGAGGGCTGGAACGCTCCTATGTACTGGTTTAAGGCAGAGGACGGATGGAATTCATTCACACTTGGCGGACAGAAAAAAATCGGACTCGATGAGCCGGTATGCCATGTGAGTTTCTATGAAGCGGATGCCTATGCCAGATGGGCAGGAAAGCGCCTCCCGACAGAGTCGGAATGGGAATATGCTTTAGAAGACACCGTCTGTGACGGGAATTTTGTTGAAAGCCGCACCTTTCACCCGCGTTCTGCTAGAAGCGGGAACGGAAAATTCCATCAGGCGTATGGAGATGTATGGGAATGGACGGCAAGTGCTTATTCTCCTTATCCGGGCAGCAAACCTCTTGAAGGAGCCCTGGGTGAATACAACGCCAAATTCATGTGTAACCAGATGGTTCTGCGAGGAGGCTCTTGCGCAACGTCTTCTTCCCACATACGATCTTCTTACCGGAATTTCTTTCAGCCTGAAAAACGCTGGCAGTTCAGCGGATTTCGTCTTGCGGAGGATGCGGAATGA
- a CDS encoding aldose epimerase family protein — MKAEKKIFGQLDGQDVYGYRIRNSNGVEVECMEYGCAITRIVTPDRDGRVENIVLGCRELEDYIHRVPYFGAVVGRVGGRIGKGHLPVNRKTYQVTANQEGNHLHGGEKGFSHRVWSSHAIESEQDAAVVFTYFSPDGEEGFPGNLEVKVTYRLTEKNEFILTYEGRPDRDTVLNMTNHTYFNLSGSVKDSIAEHALTLPSGHYLELDDESLPTGRELETEGTVFDFRQGRKLKDGIFSDHEQIKIAGGGYDHPFLLDEGKEMILYEANSGRLLTVETDQPAVIVYTSNSMGDDIVLQEGKTAEKHMAVCLETQFPPDAVHHDSFPSIILRNGEKYHAETKWTFSVR; from the coding sequence ATGAAGGCAGAAAAAAAGATATTTGGTCAATTGGACGGTCAGGATGTTTATGGCTACAGAATAAGAAACAGCAATGGAGTAGAGGTTGAATGCATGGAATACGGCTGTGCGATAACCAGAATTGTAACGCCTGACAGGGATGGAAGGGTTGAAAATATCGTACTCGGCTGCAGGGAGCTGGAGGATTATATACATAGAGTTCCTTATTTTGGGGCGGTAGTCGGGCGTGTAGGAGGAAGAATCGGAAAAGGGCATCTGCCTGTAAACAGAAAAACCTATCAGGTAACTGCGAACCAGGAAGGCAATCACCTGCATGGCGGAGAAAAAGGATTCAGTCACAGGGTTTGGTCTTCACATGCAATTGAATCTGAGCAAGATGCAGCAGTTGTATTTACTTACTTTAGTCCAGATGGAGAAGAAGGGTTTCCAGGAAATCTTGAGGTGAAAGTAACTTACAGGTTAACGGAGAAAAACGAATTCATTTTGACCTATGAAGGAAGACCGGATCGGGATACTGTTCTGAATATGACGAATCATACCTATTTTAATTTGAGCGGTTCTGTCAAAGATTCGATAGCTGAACATGCGCTGACCCTTCCAAGCGGCCATTACCTGGAGCTCGATGATGAATCATTGCCTACAGGGAGAGAGCTTGAAACAGAAGGAACGGTCTTTGACTTCCGGCAAGGCAGGAAACTGAAGGATGGAATCTTCTCCGATCACGAACAAATAAAAATTGCCGGCGGTGGTTATGATCATCCGTTCCTGCTTGATGAAGGGAAGGAGATGATCCTTTATGAAGCTAACAGCGGACGCCTTCTTACAGTGGAAACAGATCAGCCTGCTGTCATTGTGTATACAAGCAATTCAATGGGAGATGATATTGTGCTGCAGGAAGGAAAGACTGCAGAGAAGCATATGGCCGTTTGCCTTGAGACGCAATTTCCGCCAGATGCCGTACACCACGACTCATTTCCATCCATTATTCTTCGAAATGGCGAAAAATATCACGCCGAAACGAAATGGACATTTTCAGTTAGATAG
- a CDS encoding Cof-type HAD-IIB family hydrolase has translation MKLAAIDLDGTLLNSKNQISEENVSAIKKAEERGIQVVIATGRAHFDVQKIFTGTGLNPWIIAANGATIHHPDGTLFHSVPIDREEADGIMAWLEENDFYYEVFSSHFIYTPQRGRELLQIEMDRISSSNPEVSIQELQQAASKQYSQSGFSFIESFTDIPGEAEIYNILAFSFDEEKRKTGWNEFKEREGLTIVTSANHNFELEHEKASKGLALTKLAKRLSIPLSETAAIGDSMNDESMIRTAGKGYAMGNARIEIKDISDTIFGTNDEHGVAEMLNSL, from the coding sequence ATTAAGCTCGCAGCTATTGATTTGGATGGAACCCTCTTGAACAGCAAAAACCAAATTAGTGAGGAAAACGTATCAGCGATTAAAAAGGCTGAAGAAAGAGGCATTCAGGTTGTTATTGCAACAGGCAGGGCCCATTTCGATGTACAGAAAATATTTACCGGCACCGGTCTTAATCCTTGGATAATAGCAGCAAACGGTGCTACCATTCACCATCCTGATGGAACCCTTTTCCATTCTGTTCCTATAGATAGGGAAGAGGCCGATGGAATAATGGCTTGGCTTGAGGAAAATGATTTTTATTATGAAGTTTTCAGCAGCCATTTCATCTATACACCCCAAAGAGGGCGTGAGCTGCTTCAAATTGAAATGGACCGGATCAGCAGTTCAAATCCCGAAGTATCCATTCAGGAATTGCAGCAAGCTGCATCCAAGCAATACAGCCAATCCGGATTTTCATTTATTGAATCCTTTACGGACATTCCTGGAGAGGCCGAAATCTATAATATACTTGCGTTTTCTTTTGATGAAGAAAAAAGAAAAACCGGCTGGAACGAATTCAAAGAAAGAGAAGGATTGACGATCGTAACATCAGCCAATCATAATTTCGAGCTTGAACATGAAAAAGCATCAAAAGGCTTGGCTTTGACAAAGCTTGCAAAAAGACTTTCGATCCCGCTATCAGAAACAGCAGCAATAGGAGACAGCATGAATGATGAATCGATGATAAGAACGGCGGGAAAAGGATACGCAATGGGAAATGCAAGAATTGAAATTAAGGACATAAGCGACACCATTTTCGGTACAAATGATGAACATGGTGTAGCGGAAATGTTAAATAGCCTCTAA
- a CDS encoding DeoR/GlpR family DNA-binding transcription regulator → MYQEERLEAIIDYLRTEKRISIEQICSIYQVSRDTARRDLVKLEEIKAVIRTRGGAILPSAHHKIRDYTNRLKHVSAEKERIGKKAASLILSGDRVILDSSTTVQACAESLSEEDCTVITNSIHQAGILAGKRGIQIHLLGGELQKEHGFLYGSAVLDKLANYHVEKAFIGLVGISEHGLTIAHEEDGMVKRRMLKQAEQVIILADHSKMEITDFFKFADLSEIDIVITDREPSENMMTVLEKNHVELLIADTEETG, encoded by the coding sequence ATGTATCAAGAAGAGCGACTTGAGGCAATCATAGATTATTTAAGAACTGAAAAAAGAATATCTATAGAGCAAATCTGTTCTATATATCAAGTATCGAGGGATACTGCCAGAAGAGACTTAGTCAAGCTCGAAGAAATAAAGGCGGTAATCCGGACACGAGGCGGAGCTATTCTGCCATCAGCTCACCACAAAATAAGAGACTATACCAATCGTTTAAAGCACGTATCGGCTGAAAAAGAGAGAATTGGTAAAAAAGCCGCTTCACTCATCTTATCGGGAGACCGTGTCATTCTTGATTCTTCCACCACTGTTCAGGCATGTGCCGAATCTCTGTCTGAAGAGGATTGCACGGTCATTACAAACTCCATCCACCAAGCGGGAATCCTTGCTGGGAAGAGAGGCATTCAAATCCATCTTCTTGGGGGAGAATTGCAAAAGGAGCACGGTTTTTTATACGGATCTGCTGTACTGGATAAATTAGCGAACTATCACGTCGAAAAGGCTTTTATCGGTCTCGTCGGGATTTCCGAACATGGATTGACCATTGCACATGAAGAGGATGGAATGGTGAAAAGAAGAATGCTGAAGCAGGCAGAACAGGTAATCATTCTAGCGGACCACTCTAAGATGGAGATTACAGACTTTTTTAAGTTCGCCGATCTGTCAGAAATCGATATTGTTATCACGGATAGAGAACCTTCTGAGAACATGATGACCGTATTAGAAAAAAACCATGTAGAACTATTAATAGCAGATACGGAGGAAACAGGATGA
- a CDS encoding zinc-dependent alcohol dehydrogenase — translation MRAVTYQGSEKIEVKQVEDPRIQENSDMIVKITSTAICGSDLHLYQGNMPINKDYVIGHEPMGIVEEVGSEVTKVKKGDRVVIPFNIGCGTCFYCRNQMESQCDNSNPMGDQGGLFGFTEMFGGHPGGQAEYLRVPYADFTSFVVPESCEREDEDLLFMSDVLPTAYWSVENAGVKAGDTVIVLGCGPVGLMAQKFAAMAGAERVIAVDQLDYRLNKAKKMNSVETFDFTSTDDPGSYLHEFTKGGADVVIDCVGMDGRMTAMEKIGQKFKLHGGSLGPIRIASEAVRKFGTIQLTGVYGESYNDFPLGDIFSRNITVKTGQAPVIHFMPKLFDMIQSNQIVPSEIVSHKISLDEASHAYNIFNDHEDECVKVVLKP, via the coding sequence ATGAGAGCAGTTACTTATCAAGGCAGTGAGAAGATCGAAGTAAAACAGGTGGAGGATCCAAGGATTCAGGAGAACAGCGATATGATCGTTAAAATTACCTCTACCGCAATTTGCGGATCAGACCTTCACCTCTATCAAGGAAATATGCCTATAAATAAGGATTATGTAATTGGCCATGAACCGATGGGAATCGTTGAAGAGGTCGGTTCTGAGGTTACAAAGGTAAAAAAAGGCGACCGGGTAGTTATCCCATTTAATATTGGGTGCGGAACATGCTTCTACTGCAGAAATCAGATGGAAAGCCAATGCGACAACTCCAATCCTATGGGAGATCAGGGAGGACTTTTTGGATTCACTGAAATGTTCGGAGGTCACCCTGGGGGACAGGCTGAATACCTGCGCGTACCTTATGCTGACTTTACCTCTTTTGTAGTGCCAGAATCCTGTGAACGCGAAGATGAAGACCTTCTTTTCATGTCTGATGTACTTCCTACCGCATACTGGAGTGTAGAAAACGCAGGAGTTAAAGCCGGAGATACAGTGATTGTCCTTGGCTGCGGACCTGTTGGTCTAATGGCGCAAAAGTTTGCAGCAATGGCTGGAGCAGAGCGGGTTATTGCTGTCGATCAGCTCGATTATCGATTAAATAAAGCGAAAAAGATGAATTCAGTTGAAACATTTGATTTTACCAGTACGGATGACCCCGGCTCTTATCTGCACGAATTTACAAAGGGCGGAGCAGATGTTGTAATCGATTGTGTAGGAATGGATGGAAGAATGACGGCTATGGAAAAAATCGGCCAGAAGTTTAAGCTTCATGGCGGAAGTCTTGGTCCAATCCGAATCGCTTCTGAAGCCGTCCGTAAATTCGGAACCATTCAGCTGACAGGTGTTTATGGAGAATCCTATAACGACTTTCCGCTTGGAGATATTTTTTCCAGAAATATCACCGTCAAAACAGGACAGGCACCTGTCATCCACTTTATGCCAAAACTGTTTGACATGATTCAATCCAATCAAATCGTTCCTTCCGAGATTGTCTCGCACAAAATCTCGCTGGACGAAGCTTCCCATGCATATAACATTTTCAATGATCATGAAGATGAGTGTGTAAAAGTTGTTTTGAAACCATAA
- a CDS encoding VanZ family protein has product MRRKIKGIIDDIKKVLSMKDGMIMVKKQLKTVAAGTLIIYLAFLLKLVLFKQIPLHESPEHFAALSGDLIKQNFAYSNMTPFATVKRYMMVAHSRPGLSIPNLLGNLAGFIPFGLLIPVMVKKLRNSWLMLLLSFLFSLALEIIQLSLALGVFDVDDLLLNTAGGVFGYLLFSLLIKIGRSK; this is encoded by the coding sequence ATGAGAAGAAAGATTAAGGGAATTATTGATGATATAAAAAAAGTTTTGTCAATGAAAGATGGAATGATAATGGTAAAGAAACAGCTAAAAACAGTTGCAGCAGGGACATTGATTATCTATCTCGCATTTCTGCTAAAACTGGTATTATTCAAACAAATTCCACTGCATGAGTCTCCGGAACATTTTGCAGCTTTGAGCGGAGATTTGATAAAACAAAATTTTGCATACAGCAATATGACGCCTTTTGCTACCGTAAAGCGTTATATGATGGTAGCTCATAGCAGGCCGGGATTAAGCATTCCAAATCTTTTAGGAAATTTGGCCGGATTTATTCCATTTGGCTTGCTCATACCGGTAATGGTTAAAAAATTAAGAAATAGCTGGCTGATGCTTTTGCTTTCTTTTCTTTTCAGTCTCGCTTTGGAAATCATTCAGCTTTCATTAGCTCTCGGTGTCTTTGATGTGGATGACCTGCTTCTTAATACAGCAGGCGGAGTTTTTGGCTATCTGCTTTTCAGCCTCTTAATAAAAATAGGGCGATCCAAATGA
- the egtD gene encoding L-histidine N(alpha)-methyltransferase, producing the protein MTTLKQAIQFTDNGVEYSSFLTEVLDGLKRVPKTLPAKFLYDERGSELFEEITNLAEYYPTRTEIDILESVKNEIALLIGPEAALIEFGSGSSRKIQILLQSLKDLSVYVPIDISKEFLYASSLKLAHDYPTLHIHAVSGDYTAPMTLPDLNCRKKAAFFPGSTIGNFEPREAGAFLDTVAAMLEKGDGFLVGVDLKKESHILHSAYNDARGITAEFNLNLLRRMNRELGADFALDAYRHHAFYNEEKGRIEMHIISQKDQKVTIQSEEIVIQRGETIHTENSYKYEVEEFHNLASKSGFAARKFWTDENRLFSLHYLELR; encoded by the coding sequence ATGACAACATTGAAGCAGGCCATACAGTTTACGGATAACGGAGTTGAATATTCCAGTTTTTTAACAGAGGTGTTAGATGGTTTAAAGCGTGTGCCGAAAACCCTGCCTGCAAAATTCCTTTATGATGAAAGAGGCTCTGAGTTATTTGAGGAAATTACGAATCTAGCTGAGTACTACCCTACTAGAACTGAAATTGATATTTTGGAAAGTGTGAAGAATGAAATAGCACTGCTGATTGGACCGGAAGCTGCACTTATAGAGTTCGGAAGCGGCAGCAGCCGTAAAATTCAAATCCTGCTGCAGTCCCTTAAAGATTTATCCGTCTATGTGCCGATTGATATTTCCAAGGAATTTTTATATGCTTCCAGCTTGAAGCTTGCTCACGATTATCCCACCCTTCATATTCATGCAGTCTCGGGGGATTATACGGCTCCGATGACCTTGCCTGATTTGAATTGCCGGAAAAAAGCCGCCTTTTTCCCTGGATCGACAATTGGAAATTTTGAACCCCGCGAAGCCGGTGCTTTTTTAGATACGGTTGCAGCCATGCTTGAAAAAGGGGACGGGTTTTTAGTAGGGGTAGATTTGAAAAAGGAGAGCCATATTTTACATTCAGCTTATAATGATGCCAGAGGGATTACTGCAGAGTTTAATCTGAATCTGCTGAGAAGGATGAACCGTGAGCTCGGTGCGGACTTCGCTTTGGATGCATACCGCCATCATGCTTTTTACAACGAGGAAAAAGGCAGAATAGAAATGCATATTATTAGCCAGAAAGATCAGAAAGTGACCATTCAATCAGAAGAGATTGTTATTCAAAGAGGAGAAACGATCCATACGGAAAATTCCTATAAGTATGAAGTGGAGGAATTTCACAACCTTGCATCAAAGAGCGGTTTTGCAGCAAGAAAATTCTGGACAGATGAAAACAGGCTGTTCAGTCTCCACTATCTTGAATTAAGGTAG